In one Bacteroidales bacterium genomic region, the following are encoded:
- a CDS encoding DUF1904 family protein, whose product MPYLKLKSNKQLSENKKQQLMKDLTDLLVKDLNKPEKYIMIECEDNRSMTFGNNDDILAFIELRSIRLPEDKTGELTKSLTSFVKNNLEIPAYRVFINYINIQPHMWGFNGSTF is encoded by the coding sequence ATGCCTTATCTGAAATTAAAAAGCAATAAACAACTGAGCGAAAACAAGAAACAACAGCTCATGAAAGATCTTACCGACTTGTTGGTTAAAGATCTGAACAAACCTGAAAAGTATATTATGATTGAATGTGAGGATAACCGGAGTATGACTTTTGGAAATAATGATGATATATTGGCTTTTATTGAACTGCGGAGTATTCGTTTGCCAGAGGATAAGACGGGAGAATTGACAAAAAGCCTGACAAGTTTCGTAAAAAATAATCTGGAAATTCCCGCTTACAGGGTTTTTATTAATTATATCAATATTCAGCCACACATGTGGGGCTTCAATGGAAGCACTTTTTAG
- a CDS encoding AAA family ATPase has translation MLKKHIEGELTKNLNYTPTESQKRLFASLADFIMNWGADEIFLLTGYAGTGKTTTIKTLVNTLYSFKINSILMAPTGRAAKVLGSYTYKPAYTIHKKIYRQKSAQDGFGDFALDKNLYKNTYFIVDEASMISNQSFEMSIFGSGRLLDDLIEYVYQGHSCKLILLGDTAQLPPVKMDLSPALDPSQLEGYGLNVKRAFLTDILRQSKESGILYNATLLRQMIEQETSDYPKFQVKEFPDIERTVGSEMVELISDAYDQHGIEETVIVTRSNKRANNFNQGIRNQILWREEELAIGDFLMVVKNNYFWIDEEEKLDFVANGDIVEVVDIKGYQSLYGYRFADLTLRFVDYDDLEIDAKVLMDTLYTNQASLSKEENQNLFQSVLEDYQDLKTKKARYKKVRENPYFNALQVKFAYAVTCHKAQGGQWKVVFVDHGYITGEMINKEFYRWLYTAFTRATEKLYLVNFHKSFFPDDEDVF, from the coding sequence ATGTTAAAAAAACACATTGAAGGTGAATTGACAAAAAATTTAAATTATACTCCTACCGAAAGTCAGAAAAGATTGTTTGCTTCTCTGGCAGATTTTATAATGAATTGGGGAGCGGATGAAATTTTTCTGCTTACCGGATATGCAGGCACAGGAAAAACGACTACCATAAAAACATTGGTCAATACCTTATATTCATTCAAAATCAACAGTATTTTAATGGCGCCTACAGGCAGGGCCGCCAAGGTGCTTGGTTCCTATACCTATAAACCGGCATATACCATTCATAAAAAAATTTACAGGCAAAAATCTGCCCAGGACGGTTTTGGTGATTTTGCACTGGACAAAAATCTTTATAAAAATACCTATTTCATCGTTGATGAAGCTTCCATGATTTCCAACCAGTCGTTTGAAATGTCGATTTTCGGTAGCGGCCGTCTGCTTGATGATCTGATTGAATATGTTTACCAGGGCCATTCCTGTAAATTGATACTTCTCGGTGATACTGCCCAGCTTCCTCCTGTAAAGATGGACCTGAGCCCTGCTCTTGATCCATCACAACTGGAAGGTTATGGCCTGAATGTTAAGCGGGCGTTTTTAACCGATATCCTGAGACAAAGCAAAGAATCGGGCATACTGTATAATGCAACTCTGTTGAGGCAGATGATAGAACAGGAAACTTCTGATTACCCTAAATTCCAGGTGAAAGAATTTCCCGATATCGAACGCACGGTTGGATCGGAAATGGTGGAACTGATTTCTGACGCCTATGATCAACATGGTATCGAAGAAACGGTGATCGTGACCCGTTCCAATAAAAGAGCCAACAACTTCAACCAGGGAATAAGGAACCAGATACTTTGGAGAGAGGAAGAGCTGGCAATTGGTGATTTCCTGATGGTGGTCAAGAACAACTATTTCTGGATAGATGAGGAGGAAAAACTGGATTTTGTCGCCAACGGAGATATTGTGGAAGTAGTTGATATAAAGGGCTACCAGTCATTATACGGTTATCGGTTTGCTGATCTTACCCTTCGCTTTGTGGACTATGATGATCTCGAGATTGATGCAAAAGTATTGATGGATACCCTTTACACCAATCAGGCCTCGCTCTCAAAGGAAGAGAACCAAAATCTGTTTCAAAGTGTTTTAGAGGATTATCAGGATCTCAAAACCAAAAAAGCGAGATATAAAAAAGTACGGGAGAATCCCTATTTCAATGCTTTGCAGGTGAAGTTTGCCTATGCGGTTACCTGCCATAAGGCTCAGGGAGGTCAATGGAAGGTGGTTTTTGTAGATCATGGTTATATAACCGGGGAAATGATCAATAAGGAGTTTTACCGATGGCTTTATACAGCCTTTACCCGTGCAACGGAAAAATTATACCTGGTGAATTTTCATAAATCCTTTTTTCCTGATGATGAAGATGTGTTTTGA
- a CDS encoding tetratricopeptide repeat protein, giving the protein MTFKNIIDNHRKASEFIGNRKLGFALDVLYDMAKEAESDYFNIQLDKHRETYANILNHAFNALDDPKKEEIYQHLLMSVLEVGDQLREHLLVRSGSSSIYKTKWKLEQEIASEKTDFQELIERLAVDQSLDDLLRGADIQTEHQQLSQEERSELHSKLFRIIWLTDKYGDAEYKLLETINDSEKLAWYDKSLFVSALTLSVLRCFDSGKIELLFRFYEKGEEQVWHRALVGLIFAFYKYDNRIDLYPQLMDKLEAYRGDEELERNIEAIIIQTLKSKETEEITKKWEEEILPEILKMRPNIEKKLDLENIVSEKFFEDKNPEWEKVFEDSPDLLDKIQEFSKMQMEGSDVFMSAFWRLKHFSFFKRISNWFIPFYKENQDIASSVSADENQDLSPLVEKLETSHFMCNSDKYSFCLNLQYIPAEQKNTMMQLFNEEMKQMEEIGQDEELLNDFAKSKSIYTQYLQDIYRFFKIHPLKNEIEDIFEFKLDMYNTKFYNRIVENKRIRRNIAEFYFEREKYDQAVEVFKNLEESEQSEAEVIEKIAYSYQRMGDYQQALNYYHKAELYDTNKAWVTKKIALCYRYLDNPEKALEYYQEAENYEPDNLYIQAFIGHSLFQLQRYEEALQYYFKVEYLAPENAKIRRPIAWCSFVLGKYETAENYLHKLLAQESKYFDYITLGHVYWCMNDIEKAQEAYKNAATHEDSSFKQFAESFLDDRKYLEQREIDPLEVNLMLDRVKYSAEGTQ; this is encoded by the coding sequence ATGACCTTTAAGAACATAATTGATAATCATAGAAAAGCTTCCGAATTTATTGGAAACAGAAAATTGGGATTTGCACTCGATGTTTTATATGATATGGCAAAAGAGGCTGAATCGGATTATTTCAACATACAACTGGATAAACACAGGGAAACCTATGCCAATATTCTGAATCATGCTTTCAATGCACTTGATGATCCCAAAAAGGAGGAGATATATCAGCATTTATTGATGTCCGTACTGGAGGTTGGTGATCAGCTAAGGGAACATTTATTGGTCAGATCGGGAAGTTCATCCATCTATAAAACCAAATGGAAATTAGAGCAGGAGATTGCCTCGGAAAAAACCGATTTTCAGGAGTTGATTGAACGACTTGCGGTTGATCAGAGTCTTGATGATTTGCTCAGGGGTGCCGACATTCAAACGGAACATCAGCAGCTATCGCAGGAAGAGAGAAGCGAGCTTCACAGTAAGTTATTCAGAATTATTTGGCTGACCGATAAATATGGAGATGCTGAATATAAACTGCTGGAAACCATAAATGATTCTGAGAAGCTTGCCTGGTACGATAAATCGTTGTTTGTAAGCGCATTGACTTTGAGTGTTTTGCGTTGTTTTGACAGCGGAAAGATCGAGTTGTTGTTCCGCTTTTACGAAAAAGGAGAAGAGCAGGTATGGCACAGAGCCTTGGTAGGATTGATATTTGCCTTTTATAAATATGATAACAGGATTGACCTGTATCCGCAACTGATGGATAAACTGGAGGCTTATCGGGGGGATGAAGAACTGGAAAGAAATATTGAAGCCATCATCATTCAGACACTGAAATCTAAAGAAACCGAAGAGATCACCAAAAAATGGGAAGAGGAGATTCTGCCTGAAATTTTAAAAATGCGGCCCAATATTGAGAAGAAGCTTGATCTGGAAAATATTGTATCGGAGAAATTCTTTGAAGATAAAAATCCCGAATGGGAAAAGGTCTTTGAGGATTCACCGGATCTTTTGGACAAGATCCAGGAATTTTCAAAGATGCAGATGGAAGGTTCGGATGTTTTCATGAGTGCATTCTGGCGGCTAAAACATTTTTCATTTTTTAAACGTATCAGCAATTGGTTCATCCCATTTTACAAGGAAAATCAGGATATAGCTTCTTCTGTATCGGCAGATGAAAATCAGGATCTCTCTCCGCTGGTTGAAAAACTGGAAACTTCTCATTTTATGTGTAATTCAGATAAGTATTCTTTCTGTCTGAATCTTCAATATATACCTGCTGAGCAGAAGAATACCATGATGCAGCTCTTTAATGAGGAAATGAAACAAATGGAAGAGATTGGTCAGGATGAAGAACTGCTCAATGATTTTGCCAAAAGCAAGAGCATATATACTCAGTACCTTCAGGACATTTACAGGTTTTTTAAAATTCATCCGCTGAAAAATGAGATTGAGGATATCTTTGAGTTTAAACTGGATATGTACAACACCAAATTTTATAACCGCATTGTTGAAAACAAGAGGATAAGAAGGAATATTGCAGAGTTTTATTTTGAGCGTGAAAAATATGACCAGGCAGTGGAGGTTTTTAAAAACCTGGAAGAAAGTGAGCAAAGTGAGGCGGAAGTGATAGAGAAGATCGCCTATAGTTACCAGCGGATGGGGGATTATCAGCAAGCGTTGAATTACTATCACAAAGCGGAGCTTTATGATACCAACAAAGCATGGGTTACCAAAAAAATAGCCCTGTGCTATCGATATCTTGACAATCCTGAAAAAGCCCTGGAATATTATCAGGAAGCAGAGAATTATGAACCTGATAATCTATATATCCAGGCCTTCATTGGACATAGCCTCTTCCAACTTCAAAGGTATGAAGAAGCTCTGCAATATTATTTTAAGGTGGAATATCTGGCTCCCGAGAATGCCAAGATCAGAAGGCCAATTGCTTGGTGTTCATTTGTGTTGGGTAAATATGAAACTGCTGAAAACTATCTTCACAAACTGCTGGCCCAGGAAAGCAAATATTTTGATTATATCACCCTGGGTCATGTATATTGGTGTATGAATGATATCGAAAAGGCTCAGGAAGCTTATAAAAATGCTGCCACTCATGAAGACAGCAGTTTTAAACAGTTTGCTGAATCTTTTCTGGATGACCGTAAATATCTTGAACAACGCGAAATAGACCCCCTTGAGGTCAACCTAATGCTTGACAGGGTGAAATACTCGGCGGAGGGAACACAATAG
- a CDS encoding cation diffusion facilitator family transporter translates to MHPSYLHEPDMISRFNVYWVDPLLTFLIRIFIIRATYGVLKETVEILMQATPEFLDISEIKHNLETHPKVENIHHIHAWRLSDNQVHFECHADLCSNYSIQEADKIRKDLESKLKHSFKIHHVTIQMEYHTCRDKRIIVSGNRE, encoded by the coding sequence ATGCACCCGTCTTATTTACATGAACCTGACATGATCAGCCGGTTTAATGTTTACTGGGTTGATCCGCTGCTGACCTTTTTGATACGCATATTCATCATACGTGCAACATACGGGGTATTAAAAGAGACGGTAGAAATTCTGATGCAGGCGACCCCGGAATTTCTGGATATCAGCGAAATTAAGCACAATCTGGAAACCCACCCGAAAGTAGAAAACATTCATCACATTCATGCCTGGCGTTTGTCCGATAATCAGGTACACTTCGAATGTCATGCCGATTTATGCAGCAACTACTCCATACAGGAAGCAGACAAAATAAGAAAAGACCTGGAAAGTAAATTAAAACATTCATTTAAGATTCACCATGTAACCATACAGATGGAATACCATACATGCCGTGATAAACGAATAATCGTGTCAGGCAACAGGGAATAA